In the genome of Longimicrobium sp., the window AGGAGCGGATGGCGCCCACCGCGGGCTCGCTGATGGGCTCGTCGGCCTCGATGGTCATCAGCGCGTCCTGGTGCCGGCCGGTGCGGTCCACGCGCATGGTGGCCAGGTTCACGTGGTGCCCCGTCAGGACGGTGGCGACGGCGGCGATGGTCCCCGGCTCGTCGTGCGCCAGCAGAACCAGCGTGTGGTACGAGCCGCCCAGGGCCACGGGAAACCCGTCGATCTCCGAAACCTCCACGCGCCCCCCGCCCAGCGATGCGCCGCGGATCACCAGCTGCTCGCCGCCCAGGGTCACGTTGAAGATGGCCGTGTTGGGATGGGCCTCGTCGCCCAGGTCGATTTCCTCGAATTCCCACTGGAGCCCGGCCGCTTTGGCCTCGTCGTAGGCCTCGCGCAGCCGCAGGTCGTCGGGCGCCAGGCCGATCAGCCCGCCGACGATGGCGCGATGCGTTCCGTGCCCCTCGCCGGTGGCGGCGAACGAGCCGTGAAGCTGAATGCGGACGGACTCGGGCATGCCGCCCGCGACGGCGCGCGCGATCAGCCCCAGCCGGCAGGCGCCGGCCGTGTGCGACGAAGACGGCCCAACCATCGTCGGCCCCAGGATGTCGAAGAGAGATACCATGCCCGCCAAGATAAGGACACGGTGTCAGACGGGCCAGACAGTACGATTTGCGCCACCGTCCGGACTGATTTTTTCTGACCACTGGACCGGACGCTCAGGGCATGTTAGCGTAGGTGGCAACCGGACGACGCGAACGGAGCCGAGCCATGCCGATTACGATCAACGATCCCGAACTGGAGCAGTTCATCCGCGAACTGGCGGAGCAGAAGGAAGTCGACGACGTGGAGGCGATCCGCGCGCTCGTCCTGAAGCATCGCGAAGTCGAGCGCAAGACGGCGCTCGTCATGGACTGGCTTCAGAACGACGTCTGGCCGTACATCCCGCCAGAGCAGCTGGGCAAGCGCCTGACGCGCGAAGAGAAGGCGTGCATTCTTGGGTACGGTCCCGAATGATCGTGGACACGTCCGCGGCCGTCGCGATCATCCTGCGCGAGCCCAATTTCGAAGCATTGGTCCGCCGTCTCGTCATGGAGACGGAGGTCGGGATGGGCACGCCCAGCCTGGCGGAGTGCGGGATCGTGCTCGCGTCGCGCCCGCACCCGAATTGGCGGACGCTCATTGACGACTTCAAGGCTCGCTTCCAACTGGAGGACATCCCGTTCTCATCCGACCACTGGGTGATTGCCGTGGAGGCGTATGAGCAGTTCGGGAAGGGGCGGCACCCCGCGCGGCTGAACTTCGGTGACTGCCTGAGCTATGCGGTTGCGCGCGTGGAGAACCGGCCACTGCTGTTCGTGGGCAACGACTTTCCCCTGACGGACCTCTGGAAAGCCTGAAGGTCCGACCCGTGTGCGGACGGGACTTCGATCCCGTGAGAGATGGTCAAGAGAGATACCATGCCCGCTCATGGGCATGCTAGCGTAGGTAAGCAATCGGACGACCCGAACGGAGCCGAGCCATGCCGATCACCATCGATAACCCCGAGCTGGAACGCCTAATCCAGGAGATCGCGGCCGAACTGCAGCTGGATGAGGCCGATGCTCTCACCTCGATCATCCACGATCATGCTGACTACCTGAAGCGCAGAGGCGCGGTGATGAACTGGCTTCAGAACGACGTCTGGCCGAAGATCCCTTGCGAGGTCCGCGGTAAGCGGATCACGCGGGAGGAAAAAGCAGAGCTGCTGGGCTACGGTAGACAGTGATCGTAGACAGCTCCGCCGCAATCGCGGTCATCCTGACGAGGACGGTTCCGATCACCTTGTTAAGCTCCTGATGCTGGAGAAGCAGGTTGGGATAGGAACCCCCAGCCTCACCGAAACCGGAATGGTGCTCTCCCGTCGCCTGGGCCCAGATTGGGAAAGGCTGATCGCGGAATTCAGGGATACGTTTCGGGTTGCGGAGATCCCGTTCCTGGCCACGCACTGGATCGTCGCGGTGGAAGCGTTCGACCAGTTCGGCAAGGGTCGGCACCCCGCAAAGCTCAACTTTGGCGATTGCCTGAGCTACGCGGTCGCGCGGGTCGAGAATCGGCCTCTGCTCTTCGTGGGAAACGACTTTGGGCTAACGGATATCTGGATACCGTGAGGCCCGTCCGCACGGGTGCGGACGGGTCTTCGACCGTCAGACGTGAGGAGCGTCAGCGCGTCTGGGCCTCGACGAAGCGGACGCCGGTGAGCTTCCAGTTCAGCCCGTCGCGGCGCATGATCAGGGCGATGCGCTCGTCGCCCGACTCGCGGTCCACGTAGCGCACCTCGAAGCGGCCCATCCCCACGTAGCCCAGCTTCCTCTTCAACTCCTTCGGAACGCCGGGGCGCTTGGCGCCGTCGTCGTCGCGCCCGCCGGGCAGCCGGCCGCTGGTGAGGGCGGCGACGCCCGACGGGGTGACGGCCAGGTCCACCACCGGGTTCACCACCCGTCCCG includes:
- the sdaAB gene encoding L-serine ammonia-lyase, iron-sulfur-dependent subunit beta — encoded protein: MVSLFDILGPTMVGPSSSHTAGACRLGLIARAVAGGMPESVRIQLHGSFAATGEGHGTHRAIVGGLIGLAPDDLRLREAYDEAKAAGLQWEFEEIDLGDEAHPNTAIFNVTLGGEQLVIRGASLGGGRVEVSEIDGFPVALGGSYHTLVLLAHDEPGTIAAVATVLTGHHVNLATMRVDRTGRHQDALMTIEADEPISEPAVGAIRSFPWLRWARVVPKIA
- a CDS encoding type II toxin-antitoxin system VapC family toxin — translated: MIVDTSAAVAIILREPNFEALVRRLVMETEVGMGTPSLAECGIVLASRPHPNWRTLIDDFKARFQLEDIPFSSDHWVIAVEAYEQFGKGRHPARLNFGDCLSYAVARVENRPLLFVGNDFPLTDLWKA
- a CDS encoding DUF2939 domain-containing protein, producing MARRRSVFVPLFALALVAAFGWVYFGPHLALKKLQAAAESGDIEAMNELVDFPALRTSVKENAKTAVSRELSNRTRLPGVGAIGGILAGRVVNPVVDLAVTPSGVAALTSGRLPGGRDDDGAKRPGVPKELKRKLGYVGMGRFEVRYVDRESGDERIALIMRRDGLNWKLTGVRFVEAQTR